Proteins found in one Gardnerella vaginalis ATCC 14018 = JCM 11026 genomic segment:
- a CDS encoding DUF3073 domain-containing protein, with translation MGRGRQKAKQQKIARKLKYLTTDTDYDELAKELNTHEPGQGSFDPFESDNYDESKDYLDKEEDSSDFADDSDSKDANEEQDSCDSVPCNDDDLDDYAKWAAEAAASAANKDKSSGNSGTVHHHIPMPMPNFMHKK, from the coding sequence ATGGGCCGCGGACGACAGAAGGCAAAGCAACAGAAAATTGCCCGTAAGCTCAAATACCTGACGACCGATACGGATTATGACGAGCTTGCTAAGGAGCTTAATACTCACGAGCCTGGTCAGGGATCCTTCGATCCGTTTGAATCTGATAATTATGATGAATCTAAAGATTATCTTGATAAGGAAGAAGATTCGTCTGATTTTGCTGATGATAGCGATTCTAAAGACGCTAATGAAGAGCAAGACTCGTGCGATTCTGTTCCTTGCAACGATGACGATTTAGACGATTACGCTAAGTGGGCTGCTGAAGCAGCTGCGTCTGCAGCTAACAAAGATAAATCGTCCGGCAATTCTGGCACGGTCCACCACCATATTCCTATGCCTATGCCGAATTTTATGCATAAGAAGTAA
- a CDS encoding DUF881 domain-containing protein, with product MARQTGKHSAKKSLLGSIAVALAISFTGYLFITNLRINRTAFVTSDTGQMVERNSQRAKSLREDVKELDSQVNLLNKTLTNNTNDADSSDDTGASTILPAIQGPGISVTLNDSPLWKTAVNGSGSSANINDYVIHQQDIEAVVNALWRGGAEAITIQDQRILFNSAVVCIGNVLMLQGHQYSPPYRISAIGSIEDMVDALDDSPAIRTYKDYVSGFGLGWKVEKKSNLKFAESSALLQPLRYASVPKDADFISSNISPQHHSNRQ from the coding sequence ATGGCTAGACAAACAGGTAAACACAGCGCTAAAAAATCGCTGTTGGGAAGCATTGCTGTGGCATTAGCTATCTCTTTTACAGGATATTTATTTATTACTAACTTGCGTATTAATCGTACAGCGTTTGTTACATCAGACACCGGTCAGATGGTAGAAAGAAATTCTCAAAGAGCAAAAAGCTTAAGAGAAGATGTTAAAGAGCTAGATTCACAGGTAAATCTTCTAAACAAAACTTTAACGAATAATACAAATGATGCAGATTCTTCCGACGATACTGGTGCTAGCACAATACTCCCAGCAATACAGGGACCTGGAATTAGTGTTACACTAAACGATTCACCACTGTGGAAAACAGCCGTAAACGGGTCTGGAAGCTCCGCAAACATAAATGACTACGTAATACACCAACAAGACATAGAAGCGGTGGTAAATGCCCTTTGGAGAGGCGGAGCAGAGGCAATAACAATCCAAGACCAACGCATACTATTCAATTCTGCTGTTGTTTGTATCGGAAATGTGCTTATGCTACAAGGTCATCAGTACTCGCCACCGTATAGAATATCTGCTATTGGCTCAATCGAAGACATGGTAGATGCGCTGGATGACTCTCCAGCAATTCGAACATATAAAGACTATGTCAGCGGTTTTGGGTTGGGATGGAAAGTGGAAAAAAAGAGTAATCTAAAATTCGCAGAATCTTCTGCACTTTTACAGCCGCTACGATATGCTTCGGTTCCAAAAGATGCCGATTTTATTAGTAGTAATATTTCGCCACAACACCATTCCAACAGGCAATAA
- a CDS encoding rhomboid family intramembrane serine protease produces the protein MNNFDVKNIIRRFKINCKSATYSLIYICVFVWLVEIILHTFSPNLYQVLIENTAFSPFLIKKSIWTWFTSMFVHSPGFSHIFFNMLCLYSLGIELEKFFGRWKFFFLYAISGLGGCVATLLYCKITGNWFLSAYGASGAIMGLIGALLVAQWRLGENTRGTLIWIALTLAMPIIIPNIAWQAHVGGLITGTILATLLGVNNPILKKASFNERFAIYSLLILIVLLSICMLCIC, from the coding sequence ATGAACAATTTTGATGTAAAAAATATTATTAGGCGTTTTAAGATTAATTGTAAAAGCGCTACATATTCACTCATTTATATTTGTGTGTTTGTTTGGCTTGTTGAAATTATTCTTCATACTTTTTCGCCAAACTTGTATCAAGTACTTATTGAGAATACAGCATTTTCTCCATTTTTGATTAAAAAATCTATTTGGACTTGGTTTACATCTATGTTTGTCCATTCTCCTGGATTTAGCCACATATTTTTCAACATGCTCTGCTTATATTCTCTCGGAATAGAATTAGAGAAATTCTTTGGCAGGTGGAAGTTCTTCTTCCTATATGCCATTTCAGGACTAGGAGGATGCGTTGCAACCCTACTTTACTGCAAAATTACAGGAAACTGGTTCTTGTCGGCTTATGGTGCATCAGGTGCAATTATGGGGCTTATAGGGGCACTTCTTGTAGCTCAATGGAGACTCGGTGAAAATACTCGAGGAACTTTGATATGGATTGCTTTAACTCTAGCTATGCCTATTATTATTCCAAATATTGCTTGGCAGGCTCATGTTGGTGGTCTTATCACTGGAACAATTTTGGCTACTTTGCTTGGAGTTAATAATCCGATTCTTAAAAAAGCATCTTTTAATGAACGTTTTGCTATATATTCTTTACTGATTCTTATTGTGCTCCTATCTATTTGCATGTTATGTATATGCTAA
- a CDS encoding class E sortase has product MKRSNNMHERSETKHGKTSIIWQAVGVVGELLISFAVICALYIVWQMWWTGAQAEHIQVETRQSVSWTNPAAGPKTKIALPQVDNPPKLQGVKHGDLLARIYIPRFGDQWERNVIEGVDMEILNRRGLGHYPKTELPGEIGNITIIGHRNGYGQPLADVDRFQKGDSIILRTKDYWFVYKYITHKIVRPEQVEVLDPDPINHSKEPKKRMITIITCEPKFSTPKFRFVSFGELDYWAKVSDGIPKELSTLDENGKVKFVNNEQQSLISHLDSLVPLMIGALIVYLIIFAAGAIAWQWPLRREIKAGLKPKPEFSIFGGLMRLQPGILPVRLILSLIIYLICIMILMQWVYPFVSANIPFLREMSAYTATPY; this is encoded by the coding sequence ATGAAGCGTTCTAACAATATGCACGAACGTAGCGAAACTAAACACGGCAAAACCAGTATTATCTGGCAAGCAGTTGGTGTTGTAGGAGAACTTCTTATTTCTTTCGCTGTTATTTGTGCACTGTATATTGTCTGGCAGATGTGGTGGACGGGTGCACAAGCTGAACATATACAAGTTGAAACACGTCAATCTGTTTCTTGGACAAACCCTGCTGCTGGTCCTAAAACAAAAATTGCTCTTCCTCAAGTAGACAATCCTCCTAAATTACAGGGCGTTAAACATGGAGATCTTCTAGCACGAATCTATATTCCACGCTTCGGTGATCAATGGGAGCGTAATGTTATTGAAGGTGTAGATATGGAGATACTTAATCGTCGAGGATTAGGTCATTATCCTAAAACTGAGTTGCCTGGAGAAATCGGAAACATTACAATTATTGGTCACCGCAATGGTTATGGTCAGCCTCTTGCGGATGTTGATAGGTTCCAAAAGGGAGATTCTATTATTCTTCGAACTAAAGATTATTGGTTCGTTTACAAATACATTACTCACAAGATTGTTAGACCAGAACAGGTTGAGGTTCTTGACCCAGATCCAATAAACCATAGTAAAGAGCCAAAGAAACGCATGATCACCATTATTACATGCGAACCTAAGTTCTCTACACCTAAGTTCCGCTTTGTTAGCTTTGGAGAGCTTGACTATTGGGCTAAAGTTTCTGACGGTATTCCAAAAGAGCTTTCTACTTTAGATGAAAACGGAAAAGTTAAGTTTGTTAATAACGAGCAACAATCTTTGATCTCTCATCTCGATTCGCTTGTTCCGCTTATGATTGGCGCGCTGATAGTTTATTTGATTATCTTTGCTGCTGGAGCTATTGCATGGCAGTGGCCATTAAGACGCGAGATTAAAGCAGGTCTAAAGCCAAAGCCTGAATTCAGCATCTTTGGCGGACTCATGAGGCTACAGCCTGGAATTCTTCCAGTGAGATTAATTCTCTCCTTAATTATCTACCTAATATGCATTATGATACTTATGCAATGGGTATACCCGTTTGTTTCGGCAAATATACCATTCTTAAGAGAAATGTCTGCATACACAGCAACGCCTTACTAA
- the pknB gene encoding Stk1 family PASTA domain-containing Ser/Thr kinase produces the protein MSNTMPTSLANGRYQLGELIGRGGMAEVRIAEDKRLGRTVAVKIMRSDLANDEIFLSRFRREAHSIAQMNNPNIVNIYDSGEESVEDDNGVEEHLPYLVMEYVKGKTLRDILKMNGALSQRDSEQVMLGVLNALEYSHRMGVIHRDIKPGNIMISEQGIVKVMDFGIARALDDSATTMTQSQGVVGTAQYLSPEQARGEQVDMRSDLYSAGCVLYEMLTGRPPFTGDSAVAIAYQHVSEVATPLSTLVPGLPVMWDKICAKAMAKDRQNRYATAAEFKNDILAFMNGGVPVAAAFNPLTDLANMRARKQAEQNAATQAMNNADTASTQSFGAITGQFEPYTQNTGYNTRAAQLAANRAKRSKRIVITSVISAVVCAIIVAGILFVLNRSKLAGEVVVPTFTETTTQDAAREKLRALGLIPDILEDDKSSQPEGTFTKQLPKGGAKVSSGSRVSVWFSVGPQSTKIPDVTGKSQDVARKALERAGFKISNVRVEDSTEVKKNHVTRTDPSADSFADKGSMVTLYISSGLTKIPDGLVGQSKDVVTSELQNLGFTVNVVEEESDTASEGTVTKMNPSSGAAVKPHSSVTVYVSKGKPKVEVPRLAVGTVTFKQAKQVLEAKGFKVVASDASAKDDDIVTGMSEKEGAKIDKGSTITLTVKSATPPSDLTKPGTGLDLNKPSTEAPSTSTTTTDTGL, from the coding sequence ATGAGTAACACAATGCCTACCTCATTAGCGAATGGACGGTATCAATTAGGTGAATTAATTGGTCGTGGCGGAATGGCCGAGGTGAGAATCGCAGAAGATAAACGTCTTGGTCGTACTGTTGCGGTTAAAATTATGCGTTCTGATCTGGCAAATGATGAGATTTTCTTATCTAGATTCCGCAGAGAGGCACATTCAATTGCTCAGATGAACAATCCTAACATAGTTAATATTTATGATTCTGGAGAAGAATCTGTAGAAGATGACAATGGTGTAGAAGAGCATCTGCCATATCTTGTTATGGAATATGTTAAGGGTAAAACTTTACGCGATATTCTTAAAATGAATGGTGCTTTGAGTCAAAGAGATTCTGAACAAGTTATGCTCGGAGTTCTTAATGCTCTTGAGTATTCGCACAGAATGGGTGTAATTCATAGGGATATTAAGCCTGGAAATATTATGATTTCCGAGCAGGGCATTGTTAAAGTTATGGATTTTGGAATCGCTAGGGCATTGGACGATTCTGCAACAACAATGACACAATCACAGGGTGTGGTTGGAACTGCTCAATACTTGTCTCCTGAACAGGCTCGTGGAGAACAAGTAGATATGAGATCTGACTTATATTCTGCTGGCTGTGTTTTATATGAGATGCTAACTGGTAGACCTCCTTTTACAGGTGATTCAGCTGTTGCAATTGCGTATCAGCATGTGTCTGAGGTTGCAACGCCATTAAGTACGCTTGTTCCTGGTCTTCCTGTTATGTGGGATAAGATTTGTGCCAAAGCAATGGCGAAGGACCGTCAGAATAGGTATGCAACTGCCGCAGAATTTAAAAATGACATATTGGCTTTTATGAATGGTGGTGTTCCTGTTGCTGCAGCATTTAATCCTCTGACGGATTTGGCTAATATGCGTGCTAGAAAGCAGGCTGAGCAGAATGCTGCAACACAAGCAATGAACAATGCTGATACCGCATCAACTCAAAGCTTTGGTGCTATTACAGGTCAATTTGAGCCTTATACTCAAAATACTGGTTATAACACTAGAGCAGCGCAGCTTGCAGCTAATAGAGCAAAAAGAAGCAAGAGAATTGTTATTACTTCCGTTATATCTGCTGTAGTTTGCGCAATTATTGTTGCTGGAATTTTATTTGTTTTGAATCGCAGTAAACTTGCTGGAGAAGTTGTAGTTCCTACATTTACAGAAACAACAACGCAGGATGCCGCTCGCGAAAAGTTGCGAGCTCTTGGTCTTATCCCAGATATTTTGGAAGATGATAAATCTTCTCAACCAGAAGGAACTTTTACAAAACAGCTTCCTAAAGGTGGAGCTAAAGTTTCTTCAGGATCTAGAGTAAGCGTATGGTTCTCTGTAGGTCCACAGTCTACTAAGATTCCAGATGTTACTGGTAAATCGCAAGATGTAGCACGTAAAGCTCTTGAACGTGCTGGATTTAAGATATCTAATGTTCGTGTAGAAGATAGCACGGAAGTTAAGAAGAATCATGTTACTCGTACAGATCCTTCTGCAGATTCGTTTGCAGACAAGGGGTCTATGGTTACCTTATACATTTCTTCTGGTCTTACAAAGATCCCTGATGGTTTAGTTGGACAATCTAAGGATGTTGTAACAAGCGAATTGCAAAATCTTGGTTTTACTGTAAATGTTGTTGAGGAAGAATCTGATACTGCATCTGAAGGAACTGTGACCAAGATGAACCCATCTTCTGGTGCTGCAGTAAAGCCTCATAGCTCTGTAACAGTATATGTTTCTAAAGGAAAGCCTAAAGTTGAAGTTCCTCGTTTGGCTGTTGGCACTGTAACTTTCAAGCAGGCTAAACAAGTATTGGAAGCAAAAGGCTTTAAGGTTGTTGCATCTGATGCATCAGCTAAAGATGATGACATAGTTACTGGAATGTCTGAAAAAGAAGGAGCAAAGATTGACAAAGGTTCAACAATCACTTTGACTGTGAAATCTGCTACTCCTCCATCGGACCTTACAAAGCCAGGTACGGGATTAGATTTGAATAAACCTTCTACTGAAGCCCCATCTACATCTACTACAACAACAGATACAGGTTTGTAA
- a CDS encoding sterol carrier family protein — MTVIREKDINRAKESFKLWENKAKAYVKSLQDKENFTCINSKTLEVSRDDEAMAVRYSLYVLESIAPGFAVEVRVAPWGAIKILEGPQSDPHNLTPPDVIELDPDVWLRLSCGITKWNYEQQIGNISAIGERDNLSNLLPELTKSLA; from the coding sequence ATGACAGTTATAAGAGAAAAAGATATAAATCGCGCTAAAGAATCATTTAAATTATGGGAAAATAAGGCGAAGGCGTATGTGAAATCTTTGCAAGATAAGGAAAATTTCACATGTATTAACAGCAAAACTCTTGAAGTTAGTAGAGATGATGAAGCAATGGCTGTTAGGTATTCTCTTTATGTTTTGGAATCAATAGCGCCTGGATTTGCTGTAGAGGTAAGAGTAGCGCCCTGGGGAGCTATAAAAATCCTAGAAGGTCCACAATCAGATCCACACAATCTAACGCCGCCTGATGTTATAGAACTAGACCCAGATGTTTGGTTGCGGCTTTCCTGTGGAATAACAAAATGGAATTACGAGCAGCAAATTGGCAACATAAGTGCAATTGGAGAGCGAGATAACCTAAGCAATCTGCTGCCCGAACTCACAAAATCTCTTGCATGA
- a CDS encoding glycogen/starch/alpha-glucan phosphorylase — MTKHVAPKAKTTAATFAKELQEHLKYTQGVTPEQATTADVYVAAATAVRRHLMDSWMQTQHDMINGNTKAVGYLSAEFLMGKQLENALLNAGLTDQFNKAVTKLGFDPKAVIDAEYEPGLGNGGLGRLAACFIDSLASIGVPAFGYGIQYRYGIFKQRFDEDGKQVETPDYWLSNEEPWGHIDYGRDQRVNFGGEVVEENGKRVWKPAWSVRAVPVDYMVPGYNSGRVNTLRLWTAKSYDEFDLLTFNKSEYLDAVKPQVAAENISKILYPEDSTPEGKALRLEQQYFFVAASIHDAIRVFYPGQDKPDLTTFPSKINFQLNDTHPVIGIPELMRVLMDEYGYDWNTAWGITTKTFNYTCHTLLPEALEVWPAKLIGELLPRHLEIIQGISEQFRNELRGKGVAEDQVERMRIATDADENGEGAVVRMAYLATYGGSYVNGVAELHSELLKDVTLKDFSNVYPDKFKNVTNGVTPRRFVRLSNPRMSALITEGLGTDAWQGDLELLEGLKPLADDPAFVKKFAEVKKQNKLAFVDFAKHKYGFEINPDTMFNTIVKRLHEYKRQSMKILQVISTYAGIKNGTIDVDKMLPRTVFFGAKSAPGYAMAKLTIQLINNVARVVNNDPACKGKLAVFFPENYNIELAMNLIPATDLDEQISQAGKEASGTGNMKFALNGALTVGTLDGANVEIRERVGAENFFLFGMTVDEVEKLYAEGYDHGDSRKYYESDPRLKTAVDMVADGTFSNGDKSAYEPLVNDWLTHDYFMAMADFSSYMDIQAQIEETYRDPMKWARMAVLNVANSGYFSSDRSIEDYLDRIWHTGALPTAE; from the coding sequence ATGACTAAACACGTCGCGCCGAAAGCCAAGACAACTGCGGCGACATTTGCCAAAGAACTTCAAGAACATCTGAAGTACACTCAAGGTGTCACGCCAGAACAGGCCACTACGGCTGATGTGTATGTTGCCGCTGCTACCGCGGTCCGTCGCCACTTGATGGACTCTTGGATGCAGACCCAGCATGACATGATTAACGGCAACACCAAGGCTGTGGGCTATTTGAGCGCAGAGTTCTTGATGGGCAAGCAGCTTGAGAACGCTTTGCTTAACGCTGGTCTTACTGACCAGTTCAACAAGGCTGTAACTAAGCTTGGTTTCGATCCAAAAGCTGTTATCGATGCTGAGTATGAGCCAGGTTTAGGTAACGGCGGTTTGGGTCGTCTCGCAGCCTGCTTCATCGATTCGCTCGCCTCTATCGGCGTGCCAGCATTTGGCTACGGCATCCAGTATCGTTACGGAATTTTTAAGCAGCGCTTCGACGAAGATGGTAAGCAGGTAGAAACCCCTGATTACTGGCTTAGCAACGAAGAGCCATGGGGTCACATCGATTACGGTCGAGATCAGCGCGTTAACTTCGGCGGCGAAGTTGTTGAAGAAAACGGTAAGCGCGTTTGGAAACCAGCTTGGTCTGTTCGCGCAGTTCCAGTTGATTACATGGTTCCAGGATACAACTCTGGTCGCGTAAACACTCTTCGCTTGTGGACTGCAAAGTCTTACGACGAATTTGATTTGCTCACCTTCAACAAGTCTGAGTACTTGGATGCTGTTAAGCCACAGGTTGCAGCAGAAAACATTTCTAAGATTCTTTACCCAGAAGATTCCACTCCAGAAGGCAAGGCTTTGCGTCTTGAGCAGCAGTACTTCTTCGTAGCTGCTTCTATTCATGATGCTATCCGCGTATTCTATCCAGGTCAGGATAAGCCGGATCTCACCACCTTCCCAAGCAAAATCAACTTCCAGTTGAACGATACTCACCCAGTTATCGGTATTCCAGAGCTTATGCGCGTTCTTATGGACGAGTACGGCTACGATTGGAACACCGCTTGGGGCATTACCACCAAGACCTTCAACTACACTTGCCACACGCTTCTTCCAGAAGCTTTGGAAGTTTGGCCAGCAAAGCTTATTGGCGAACTTTTGCCACGCCACCTTGAGATTATTCAAGGCATTAGCGAGCAGTTCCGCAATGAGCTTCGCGGTAAAGGCGTTGCTGAGGATCAGGTTGAGCGCATGCGTATCGCTACCGACGCCGACGAAAATGGCGAAGGTGCTGTAGTTCGCATGGCTTACTTGGCTACCTACGGTGGTTCTTATGTTAACGGTGTTGCTGAGCTTCACTCTGAGTTGTTGAAGGATGTCACTTTGAAGGACTTCTCCAACGTTTACCCAGATAAGTTCAAGAACGTTACTAACGGCGTAACTCCTCGTCGCTTCGTGCGCTTGAGCAACCCACGCATGTCTGCTCTTATTACTGAGGGCTTGGGCACTGACGCATGGCAGGGTGATTTGGAGCTTCTTGAAGGTTTGAAGCCATTGGCTGACGATCCAGCATTCGTTAAGAAGTTTGCTGAAGTTAAGAAGCAGAATAAGCTTGCCTTTGTTGATTTTGCAAAGCACAAGTATGGCTTTGAAATCAACCCAGACACTATGTTTAACACCATTGTTAAGCGTTTGCACGAGTACAAGCGCCAGTCCATGAAGATCCTCCAGGTTATCTCCACATACGCTGGAATCAAGAATGGCACAATCGACGTAGACAAGATGCTTCCACGCACCGTGTTCTTCGGCGCTAAGTCCGCTCCAGGCTATGCTATGGCAAAGCTTACGATTCAGCTCATCAACAATGTTGCTCGCGTTGTGAACAACGATCCAGCATGCAAGGGCAAGCTCGCAGTGTTCTTCCCAGAGAACTACAACATTGAACTTGCTATGAACTTGATTCCTGCAACCGATTTGGATGAGCAGATTTCTCAGGCCGGTAAGGAAGCTTCCGGTACTGGTAACATGAAGTTCGCTTTGAACGGTGCTTTGACTGTTGGTACTCTCGACGGTGCAAACGTTGAGATTCGTGAACGCGTTGGCGCTGAGAACTTCTTCCTCTTTGGTATGACTGTTGACGAGGTTGAGAAGCTCTATGCTGAAGGCTACGATCACGGCGACTCCCGCAAGTACTACGAGTCTGATCCTCGATTGAAGACTGCTGTAGACATGGTTGCTGACGGCACATTCTCCAATGGTGACAAGAGCGCGTATGAGCCACTCGTTAATGATTGGCTTACTCACGATTACTTCATGGCAATGGCTGACTTTAGCTCTTACATGGATATTCAAGCTCAAATTGAGGAAACTTACCGCGATCCTATGAAGTGGGCTCGCATGGCAGTTTTGAACGTAGCCAACTCTGGTTACTTCTCTTCTGATCGCTCTATCGAAGATTACCTCGATCGCATTTGGCACACTGGCGCTCTTCCAACTGCTGAATAA
- the crgA gene encoding cell division protein CrgA — protein sequence MADEELNTLNAASSADAGEAKESSKEDLYGVPMEQVEAVLNATADKDSLSPQIQRMMKRQEENTRRVEESIKGTKANAGWFVPLFCTLMIVGLFWAVVYYLNPSLPIPGIGAFNLLIAACLVMAGFLMTMCWR from the coding sequence ATGGCTGACGAAGAATTAAACACATTGAATGCTGCTTCATCTGCCGATGCTGGCGAAGCAAAAGAATCTTCTAAAGAAGATTTGTATGGCGTGCCTATGGAGCAGGTTGAAGCTGTGCTGAATGCGACTGCGGACAAAGATTCTTTGTCTCCGCAGATACAGCGAATGATGAAGCGTCAAGAAGAAAATACTCGTAGAGTTGAAGAGTCAATTAAAGGAACAAAGGCTAATGCTGGTTGGTTTGTTCCGCTTTTCTGCACGCTTATGATTGTTGGTTTGTTCTGGGCGGTTGTTTACTACCTGAATCCTTCTCTACCAATTCCTGGAATTGGAGCATTTAATCTTTTGATTGCAGCATGCTTGGTTATGGCTGGATTCTTAATGACAATGTGCTGGAGATAA
- a CDS encoding THUMP-like domain-containing protein, with translation MQSKFNHPKHLNPQSQETLDFIKENQDANPEDAALKASNNPKINVLFAVNQISGKQIAKTKLPNWYMNKQVIYPAHISMEQCSSQATAQYKAQIVHNLIKDNNLNKSNTTLIDLTGGFGVDCAIMSKEFSESICAEKQEELSAISQHNMIVMGLKNVHCVNCTSSEVLNNVNSATIIYIDPARRDQKGSRTYAIEDCTPNVINLKSQMLDASKFVIIKLSPMLDWRKAICDFNGNVSQVHIISHNNECKELLLVLDANLHNIIEIHCVNNENITVFCAKYDSSLHKVEESYEISNNVTNVMENWRNLAKYVYEPNASIMKAGCFNLLIQKYGVYQIASNSHIFISENCNSDFPGKIWKIEGVCSMNKKEIKQIISDLEYANIATYNFPISVNDLKKKLKLKDGGTTRILATTDSKNQHVIIRASQVTDKQIIYNK, from the coding sequence ATGCAATCTAAATTCAATCATCCAAAACATCTAAATCCACAAAGCCAAGAAACACTTGATTTTATTAAGGAAAATCAAGATGCTAACCCTGAAGATGCTGCTTTAAAAGCATCTAATAATCCCAAAATCAATGTTTTATTTGCCGTTAATCAAATAAGCGGAAAACAGATTGCAAAAACAAAACTGCCTAATTGGTATATGAATAAACAAGTAATATATCCAGCTCACATTTCGATGGAACAATGTTCATCGCAAGCAACCGCACAATATAAGGCGCAGATAGTTCATAATCTTATAAAAGATAATAACTTAAACAAGTCTAACACTACACTAATTGATTTAACTGGCGGATTTGGCGTAGATTGCGCAATAATGAGCAAAGAATTCAGTGAATCTATTTGCGCAGAAAAACAAGAAGAATTATCTGCTATTAGCCAGCACAATATGATTGTAATGGGATTAAAAAATGTTCATTGCGTAAATTGCACAAGCTCTGAAGTATTAAATAACGTAAATTCAGCTACCATTATTTACATTGATCCCGCAAGACGCGACCAAAAAGGATCCAGAACATACGCTATAGAAGATTGCACTCCGAATGTTATAAACCTAAAGTCACAGATGCTAGATGCTTCAAAATTTGTGATTATAAAACTATCCCCAATGCTTGATTGGAGAAAAGCTATATGTGATTTTAACGGAAACGTTAGTCAGGTACACATAATTTCTCACAACAATGAATGCAAAGAATTACTTTTAGTATTGGACGCAAATTTACATAACATTATTGAGATTCATTGCGTTAACAATGAAAATATTACTGTTTTTTGCGCAAAATATGATTCGTCTTTACACAAGGTTGAAGAATCTTACGAGATTTCAAATAATGTCACAAATGTTATGGAAAATTGGAGAAATTTAGCTAAATATGTTTATGAGCCAAACGCATCTATTATGAAAGCAGGATGTTTCAATCTCTTAATACAAAAATATGGTGTTTATCAAATCGCAAGCAACAGCCACATTTTTATTTCAGAAAATTGTAACTCTGATTTTCCTGGAAAAATTTGGAAAATAGAAGGAGTCTGCAGCATGAATAAAAAAGAAATCAAGCAAATTATTTCAGACTTAGAGTACGCGAATATAGCCACGTACAATTTTCCAATTAGTGTTAATGATTTGAAGAAAAAACTTAAATTAAAAGATGGTGGTACAACTAGAATTCTGGCTACTACGGATAGTAAAAACCAGCACGTAATTATTAGAGCAAGTCAAGTAACAGATAAACAGATAATATACAATAAATAA
- a CDS encoding serine/threonine-protein kinase, translating to MKLVEGQLVHHRYRLDRRLAQGGMGEVWKGFDIQLGRIVAIKALRTDTNNVEAKLRRLRAEAHNSANLAHPNIAALFDYYEHDGIGFLIMEYVPSKSLADLYHKEKTVEPTRLLPILIQTARGLFVAHSHGVIHRDVKPANIMVSDTGSVKITDFGVSYSSDQEQITQDGMVVGTAQYISPEQAQGEQATAQSDIYSLGVVAYEGLCGHRPFTGATPVDIAAAHVNDPVPPLPDSVDIQLRQFVMSMLSKNPKDRPKDALVVSKVLSKIERRLLDQQTAFNNKNSVPSSAVQRPARSVRSVPKTQVNIINILNNNNRKEQQ from the coding sequence ATGAAACTTGTTGAAGGACAGTTAGTTCATCATCGATATAGGTTAGATAGACGTCTTGCACAAGGCGGTATGGGCGAAGTATGGAAAGGTTTTGACATACAGCTTGGCAGAATTGTAGCAATTAAAGCTCTTAGAACAGACACTAACAATGTTGAAGCTAAATTGCGTAGACTTCGCGCAGAAGCACATAATTCAGCCAATTTAGCGCATCCTAATATTGCGGCATTATTTGATTATTATGAGCATGATGGTATTGGCTTCCTGATTATGGAGTATGTGCCTAGTAAATCTTTAGCAGATTTGTATCATAAAGAAAAAACTGTGGAACCAACTCGTTTGCTTCCTATTCTTATTCAAACAGCTAGAGGTCTTTTTGTAGCTCATTCTCATGGTGTTATACACAGAGACGTTAAACCAGCAAACATTATGGTTTCTGATACTGGAAGTGTAAAAATAACAGATTTTGGTGTTTCTTATTCTAGTGATCAAGAACAAATAACTCAGGATGGAATGGTAGTAGGAACGGCTCAATATATTTCTCCAGAACAAGCTCAAGGAGAACAAGCTACTGCTCAATCTGACATATATTCTCTCGGAGTTGTTGCTTACGAAGGACTTTGTGGACACAGACCATTTACTGGAGCTACGCCTGTAGATATTGCAGCAGCTCATGTTAACGATCCTGTTCCACCTCTTCCAGATAGTGTTGATATCCAATTAAGACAGTTTGTAATGTCAATGCTTTCTAAAAATCCAAAAGACAGACCTAAAGATGCTCTAGTAGTGTCAAAAGTTCTTTCGAAAATAGAAAGAAGACTTTTAGATCAACAAACAGCATTTAATAATAAAAACTCAGTACCTTCTTCCGCTGTTCAGCGTCCTGCTCGTAGCGTGAGAAGTGTTCCAAAAACTCAAGTGAATATTATTAACATTTTAAACAATAACAACCGCAAGGAGCAGCAATGA